The following are encoded together in the Thermoanaerobaculia bacterium genome:
- a CDS encoding heavy-metal-associated domain-containing protein, translating into MVPNDEKLKFQVTGMGCDHCAAKIQKSLHVLKGVARVDVNPVSGIVQVEGGDLDRTVIVSTIEREGYCVQA; encoded by the coding sequence ATGGTTCCCAATGATGAGAAATTGAAATTTCAGGTCACAGGGATGGGCTGTGATCACTGCGCAGCCAAAATTCAGAAATCTCTCCATGTATTGAAGGGAGTTGCGCGGGTGGATGTCAATCCTGTGTCAGGCATTGTGCAGGTCGAGGGTGGGGATCTGGATAGGACTGTGATCGTAAGTACAATCGAAAGAGAGGGATACTGTGTTCAGGCGTGA
- a CDS encoding heavy-metal-associated domain-containing protein, whose product MKKSFLLLAMILFASFILVADEAELKLTGVHCPVGAAKVEKALKAVKGVADVKINIENAVAKVIYDGKIVKPEDMVAAVKTTGYSAEMAAGEKAHACPTIGVQAVDEFHLVLHGMHEAMNEGNLDGLKKDIDAMKGKRDALLKHCQKAVEEAPCPESRAQAKMMADMAEGVSKSVDNLEKALQSGTKEEVTKAFDAVHENFYKILDQIGS is encoded by the coding sequence ATGAAAAAAAGTTTCCTGCTGTTGGCAATGATTCTCTTCGCATCGTTTATTCTTGTGGCGGATGAGGCGGAACTGAAACTGACCGGTGTCCACTGTCCTGTGGGAGCCGCCAAGGTGGAAAAGGCTCTGAAGGCGGTCAAAGGCGTTGCTGACGTTAAAATCAATATTGAAAACGCTGTCGCCAAGGTGATCTACGATGGAAAGATCGTCAAGCCCGAAGATATGGTGGCTGCGGTGAAGACGACAGGCTACTCCGCAGAAATGGCCGCCGGGGAAAAGGCCCATGCCTGTCCGACCATTGGGGTTCAGGCTGTGGATGAGTTTCACCTTGTCCTCCACGGAATGCATGAAGCGATGAACGAAGGCAACCTGGACGGGTTGAAAAAAGACATCGATGCGATGAAAGGTAAGAGAGATGCCCTCCTCAAACACTGTCAGAAGGCTGTGGAAGAGGCGCCCTGCCCGGAGTCCAGGGCTCAAGCGAAAATGATGGCCGATATGGCTGAAGGCGTTTCCAAAAGTGTGGATAACCTTGAAAAAGCACTTCAGTCAGGGACGAAGGAAGAGGTGACAAAGGCCTTCGATGCGGTTCACGAAAATTTTTATAAGATTCTTGACCAGATCGGCTCCTAG
- a CDS encoding MBL fold metallo-hydrolase — translation MYELSFLGACGTVTGSKYHFKVRKTEWLIDCGVFQGTQEIKQMNWQELPFDPEKLDAIILTHAHIDHSGFVPRMVKMGYSGPVYCTRGTAALLQILWPDAGSLQEEEAHYANKRQYTPHKPALPLFTEKDAKRALSLLRPTHYGHKIELNPGIDFIFERVGHILGASFIQLRIKRSRDEHHHWIFSGDVGRPTHPILKPPVTFPGADYLVVESTYGKRLHGMEDPAEILGDVVNETIRRGGVVLIPAFAVGRSQEILYYLRSLKLDGRIPEDLPIYIDSPMSVEALQLTRQFHREHNIELRMLEGEGVEFLSGPHIHPIQRVSDSKSLNHIKGRAVILSASGMCNGGRIEHHLKHKLPDPRNTILFVGYQAHGTKGRRILEGEEAITIHGDEIPVKAQVRVINSISAHADADELLHWLNHDHFREPDVFVVHGEDEQREGFSDLLKSRFGWRATIPTLGQRFRFP, via the coding sequence ATGTATGAACTCTCCTTTCTCGGCGCCTGCGGTACCGTTACCGGATCCAAATACCATTTCAAGGTTCGTAAAACGGAATGGTTGATCGATTGCGGAGTCTTTCAGGGAACACAGGAAATCAAACAGATGAACTGGCAGGAGCTTCCCTTTGATCCGGAAAAACTCGACGCGATCATTCTCACCCATGCCCACATCGACCATTCCGGTTTCGTTCCGCGGATGGTCAAAATGGGATATTCCGGACCCGTGTACTGTACCCGCGGTACGGCGGCTCTTCTTCAGATTCTCTGGCCCGACGCCGGATCGCTGCAGGAAGAAGAAGCTCACTACGCAAACAAGCGGCAATACACGCCTCATAAACCCGCCCTTCCGCTCTTTACGGAAAAGGACGCCAAGCGCGCTCTCAGTCTTCTTCGGCCAACCCATTACGGACATAAAATCGAATTAAATCCCGGGATTGATTTCATTTTTGAAAGGGTCGGCCATATCCTCGGAGCATCCTTTATCCAACTCAGGATAAAACGTTCGCGGGATGAACACCATCACTGGATCTTCTCCGGTGATGTCGGACGGCCGACCCATCCGATCCTCAAGCCTCCCGTAACCTTCCCGGGGGCCGATTATCTGGTCGTGGAGTCTACGTATGGTAAGAGACTACATGGTATGGAGGACCCTGCGGAAATCCTGGGAGACGTCGTCAATGAGACGATTCGGCGGGGCGGAGTTGTTCTGATCCCCGCATTTGCAGTAGGGAGAAGCCAGGAAATTCTCTATTACCTCCGCAGCCTGAAACTGGATGGACGCATTCCTGAAGATCTTCCCATCTATATTGATTCTCCCATGTCGGTGGAGGCGCTACAGCTGACCCGGCAGTTTCACCGGGAACATAATATTGAACTTAGGATGTTGGAAGGAGAAGGGGTGGAGTTTCTATCGGGACCCCACATCCATCCAATCCAGCGCGTATCGGATTCCAAATCGCTGAACCATATCAAAGGTCGGGCCGTGATCCTCTCGGCCAGCGGAATGTGTAACGGAGGCCGGATCGAACACCACCTCAAGCACAAACTCCCCGATCCCCGTAATACGATCCTCTTTGTGGGTTATCAGGCCCATGGAACCAAGGGGAGAAGGATCCTGGAAGGGGAGGAGGCGATCACGATTCACGGAGACGAAATTCCGGTGAAAGCACAGGTTCGCGTCATTAACAGTATCTCGGCCCATGCGGATGCGGACGAACTTCTTCACTGGCTGAACCACGACCATTTTCGCGAGCCCGATGTCTTTGTTGTCCACGGGGAAGATGAGCAGAGGGAAGGATTTTCCGATCTCCTGAAATCGCGATTCGGGTGGCGGGCCACCATCCCAACCCTGGGGCAGCGGTTCCGTTTCCCATGA
- a CDS encoding YhjD/YihY/BrkB family envelope integrity protein, whose translation MTRVRDAFLFFRLLYQGISRNRIMDKAAALSYYTLISFVPLSTAFVSIYVVFFPYSVQQLQLLMAEFLPYENETWVTVIDDFIRQTQSLGGFSLIVFFLIALRVLMIIEAHINRIWGVDRVRSLGSRISSFTLLLFWGPILLGLAGSLFLLLNKQPSTPAVVLFLGPKAMTLLTFTMLFWTVPYTKVRLDSALFGSIATTLLIVVGKAGFLAYLRAFKVFSGILGSLGLVLLFFITINLMWAFVLSGTLVAFTHQNYQALKAEYRRHEIPQDRFLVFWALALLIHVARTFSGRNEPPTVANLAEDFQVPLDRLQHVTDALSESGLIAEGDKEGHLLFTRSPETITVGDVFRSFHADSLSVPDGDEIPMRDVLTPYLTRFDQVLSGDPWSATIQDIARLEDSHGSQ comes from the coding sequence ATGACTCGAGTCAGGGATGCCTTCCTCTTTTTCCGGCTCCTCTACCAGGGGATCTCTCGGAACCGGATCATGGACAAGGCCGCCGCTCTTTCCTATTACACCCTGATTTCCTTTGTCCCGCTTTCTACCGCGTTTGTCTCCATCTATGTGGTCTTTTTTCCCTACAGCGTCCAGCAGCTGCAGCTTCTGATGGCCGAATTCCTACCCTACGAAAACGAAACCTGGGTCACGGTCATCGATGATTTTATCCGTCAGACCCAGAGCCTCGGCGGATTTTCCCTGATTGTTTTCTTTCTCATCGCCCTTCGAGTCCTCATGATCATTGAGGCCCATATCAATCGTATCTGGGGTGTGGACCGGGTGCGGAGCCTGGGAAGCCGCATCTCTTCCTTCACCCTCCTCCTTTTCTGGGGACCCATTCTTCTCGGGCTTGCCGGAAGTCTCTTTCTTCTGCTTAACAAACAACCATCGACCCCGGCCGTCGTTCTCTTTCTGGGCCCCAAGGCGATGACCCTGCTGACCTTTACGATGCTCTTCTGGACAGTTCCCTATACAAAGGTTCGCCTGGACAGTGCGCTCTTTGGCAGTATCGCGACAACACTTCTGATCGTGGTGGGCAAGGCTGGATTCCTTGCCTATTTGCGGGCGTTTAAGGTTTTTTCCGGCATTCTGGGATCTCTGGGTTTGGTCCTCCTCTTTTTTATAACGATCAATCTCATGTGGGCCTTCGTTCTTTCCGGGACCCTGGTCGCCTTTACCCATCAGAATTACCAGGCCCTGAAGGCGGAGTACAGACGTCACGAAATCCCCCAGGATCGTTTCCTTGTGTTCTGGGCCCTTGCCCTTCTGATCCATGTGGCCAGAACCTTTTCAGGAAGGAATGAGCCTCCAACGGTGGCCAATCTTGCGGAAGATTTTCAGGTTCCCCTGGATCGGCTGCAACATGTCACCGATGCCCTCTCCGAGTCGGGTCTGATTGCGGAAGGAGATAAGGAGGGCCATCTCCTCTTTACCCGATCCCCGGAGACCATCACTGTTGGGGATGTTTTTCGATCTTTTCATGCAGACTCTCTTTCTGTTCCCGATGGAGATGAAATTCCCATGCGCGATGTTCTTACCCCTTACCTGACCCGTTTTGATCAAGTACTCTCCGGTGATCCCTGGTCCGCAACGATCCAGGATATTGCCCGGCTGGAGGATTCCCATGGTTCCCAATGA
- a CDS encoding arginine--tRNA ligase — MFRRDLGEWIRKHLVEVTESRWGVRDLPGPELPPQVSMGDLAYSAAMSLARFARKAPRAIAEDLVQHVPAHPMVRNIEVAGAGYLNVFLNRTAYLKFLLTAPYSSPLRDEKVVVEHTNINPNKAAHIGHLRNAILGDTLFRILSYSGCRVEVQNYIDDTGVQVADVVAGLLHLEDRTWDEIERTEKKIDFYTWDLYARVSRHYDDYPEDKSWRGEVLRHVEEGENEVARLAAKVAATMVSCHLATMNRLGIRYHLLPRESDIIRLGFWSDAFERLRASTSVYFAEEGEHSGCWVMDLSAANEPDKILVRSNGTVTYVAKDIAYQMWKFGLLGKDFQYCEHSRYADGWVVWRTASEGDGKSPGFGGAVRVFNVIDARQSYLQKVVKESLRVCGFEKEAENSVHFAYEMVALSEKCARDMGYGEEGMTGISGRKGLGVKADDLLDVLELKCKDEVRRRHPDLDEENLEILARQISSAAVKFFNLKFGVNKVIAFDFDEALNFEGDSGPYLQYGVVRARSILGKLAETGRPWKLDDLNPDLVSSAPVEDEVWDLVRACGELPEAVDGALRTLDLSILARYALDLSSKFHRFYHTSPLLQETDESLYQMRLAVVHLFIRVQTETLALMGIDVPERM, encoded by the coding sequence GTGTTCAGGCGTGATCTGGGAGAATGGATCCGAAAGCATCTGGTCGAGGTGACGGAATCACGATGGGGGGTACGCGATCTTCCGGGACCCGAACTCCCTCCGCAGGTTTCCATGGGGGATCTGGCTTACTCCGCCGCCATGAGCCTGGCCCGATTCGCCCGTAAAGCGCCCCGGGCCATCGCAGAAGATCTCGTGCAACATGTTCCAGCCCATCCCATGGTGAGGAACATTGAAGTGGCCGGAGCAGGCTATCTGAATGTCTTTCTGAACCGAACGGCGTATCTGAAATTCCTTCTCACTGCACCTTATTCTTCTCCCCTACGGGATGAAAAGGTTGTGGTTGAGCACACAAATATCAACCCGAACAAGGCTGCCCACATCGGCCACCTGCGAAATGCGATTCTGGGTGACACCCTCTTCAGGATTTTGTCTTATTCAGGATGCCGGGTAGAGGTTCAAAATTATATCGATGATACGGGTGTCCAGGTCGCGGATGTCGTAGCTGGATTGCTGCACCTGGAAGATCGTACCTGGGATGAAATAGAGCGCACAGAAAAGAAGATCGATTTTTATACCTGGGATCTCTACGCACGGGTCAGCCGTCACTATGATGATTATCCGGAAGACAAATCGTGGAGGGGAGAAGTGTTACGGCATGTCGAGGAAGGTGAGAATGAGGTTGCCCGTCTCGCTGCAAAGGTGGCTGCCACGATGGTTTCCTGCCACCTTGCCACGATGAATCGTCTCGGAATTCGCTACCACCTTCTTCCAAGGGAGAGTGACATTATCCGGCTGGGATTCTGGTCGGATGCCTTTGAGCGTCTTCGCGCTTCGACAAGCGTCTACTTTGCCGAAGAAGGGGAGCATTCCGGCTGCTGGGTGATGGATCTTTCCGCAGCAAATGAGCCGGATAAGATCCTCGTCCGAAGCAATGGAACGGTGACCTATGTTGCAAAGGATATCGCGTACCAGATGTGGAAGTTTGGTCTTCTGGGCAAAGATTTCCAATATTGTGAACATTCACGATACGCGGATGGATGGGTGGTCTGGCGGACTGCTTCGGAGGGAGATGGGAAATCTCCAGGATTCGGAGGAGCAGTGAGGGTTTTTAATGTGATTGACGCGAGGCAGAGCTACCTTCAAAAGGTTGTCAAGGAATCCCTTAGGGTTTGCGGTTTTGAAAAGGAGGCCGAGAACTCCGTTCACTTTGCCTATGAGATGGTCGCGCTTTCGGAAAAATGTGCCCGGGATATGGGATATGGAGAAGAAGGGATGACGGGAATTTCGGGACGAAAAGGCCTGGGTGTTAAAGCCGATGACCTTCTTGATGTTCTCGAATTGAAGTGCAAAGATGAAGTGAGGCGTCGCCACCCGGATCTTGATGAAGAGAATCTTGAAATACTGGCTCGACAAATTTCATCGGCTGCAGTGAAATTTTTTAATCTCAAGTTCGGCGTCAACAAGGTAATCGCCTTTGATTTTGACGAAGCTCTGAATTTTGAAGGAGACTCCGGACCCTATCTCCAGTACGGCGTGGTCCGTGCCAGGAGCATTCTTGGAAAGCTGGCTGAGACGGGAAGGCCCTGGAAACTGGATGATCTTAACCCGGATCTTGTTTCCTCAGCTCCCGTGGAAGATGAAGTCTGGGATCTGGTCCGGGCCTGCGGGGAGCTTCCGGAGGCGGTGGATGGTGCGTTACGGACACTGGATCTCTCCATCCTGGCCCGGTACGCCCTGGATCTTTCATCGAAATTTCACCGTTTTTATCACACGTCCCCTCTTTTGCAGGAGACGGATGAATCGCTCTACCAGATGAGGCTTGCCGTCGTCCATCTCTTCATTCGGGTGCAGACCGAAACCCTGGCGCTCATGGGAATCGATGTACCGGAACGTATGTAG